gtccatattcagatcgctacaaacacagacttatgaggtcttaaatgtgtttgcctgctctgataccaattgaaaaggcgggggtctaacaaccacacccaatatttcgtttggcaatctgaatagacaaactccaatatactttcaagagaatcaactagacagtcagactcaatctatagaaaagtatatcaaagagtttatatctctttctcttaattcaatccgcaattagcaaataggaatttgcgagcccgattgtaTATACGAGAaataaattgaacggtaccaaagaccaatgttcaaggatcaattaatttcaatcaacaaccaaaggttagatttaccaattgatcgtttcaacgcacaacctgtggtatttcaattatataacaaaatagaatgcggaaaataaataacacaaacaccagaattttgttaacgaggaaaaccacaaatgcagaaaaaccctgggacctagtccagctttgaacaccacactgtattaatccaccacagacactagcctactaacaatgaacttcatactggaatgtagttgagccctaatcaaactcacactgatcaaggtacaattgcgctccttacgtctctgaaccccagcaggattctacgcacttgattcccttagatgatctcatcctcaatcaagagttgttacgacccaaagttgaagacttgataaacaaatatgtctcacatagaaaagtctattggaatagataaatctgtctcccacaaaaatacctacgagttttcttccatattttgataaatcaaggtgcacaggaaccaattgataaacgggacttatattcccgaagaacagcctagtattatcaatcacctcataataatcttaatcgtatgatagcgaaacaagatattgtggaatcacaaacgatgagacgaaaatgtttgtgactacttttaatcttacctatcggagataaatctcaagcaaatattagcaaagataatactcaatcacgatagtaaaaataatgtcagaacacgcaactacaaagaaaatagttgggtctggattcacaatcccaatgaagtcttcaagtcgttaacttacaatgtttcgtgaaaaatctaagttcaaaggagaatcgactctagtcgcaactagaatcacgcaggaggtgtggggattaggtttcccagttgctagagttctcccttatatagttttcaaatcagggtttgcaatcaatgttaccttggtgacaaagtattcaatattcaccgttagatgaaaacattattagattcaagctaatatctttcaaccacgtagatcgaacttagatttttatacacaaatgaaatgtaccctcatttaggtttatgtaactgtacctaaacgtgtacaccatgttggctcaacagtagttaaccgaggttagctatatgaacactctcatatctaccttattcatcttaaccataactagttcaaatgactcaaatgaaactagttaaatagttgttcaattactatattctcatagaagtatacaagaacataattgaagcaaaatcggtttgattcactcgaatcaattcatgaacattatagacacgatttgaaaagaatgcattccttattatataaatgtatttgttcatgtcacaccgattttagaactttaaccactcaagtatgcaaatgggtacgcatacttgaatagaCGGAACAAGTTTGGTTttcgctagtatgcgaacgggtaagcatacctccaaacccagcagaattttccggacatgaaccttatgccagtatgcgtacaggtacgtgtacttaggttcccggacttctcaaaccaacaggtacgcatacgggtatgtgaaaaagcggggggtacaacaacctcacccaatatttcgattataaatctgtatggacaaactccaatatactttcaagcgaatcaactagactcaatcttaataaagtatatcaaagagttaatatctctctttctcgattcaattcttactcaagcaaatagtaatctgcgagtctaattgaatataagagaaatcacttgaacggtaccaaagaccaatgttcaagtatcaatcaatttcaatcaacaaccaaaggtcggatttccaattgattgattctaacgcacaacctgtgatatttcaattatataaaaacatATAATGTtgtatagaaataacacagacaccagaattttgttaacgaggaaactgcaaatgcagaaaaccccgagatctagtccagattgaacacacactgtattaagcctctacaggcactagcctactacaaactaacttcggtctggactgtggttgaacccaatcaatctcacactgatccaaggtacagttgcgctccttacatctctgatccctgcaggatactacgcacttgattcccttagttgatctcacccacaactaagagttgctacgacccaaagtcgaagactttaataaacaaatctgtatcacacagaaaagtctacggtaatagataaatctgtctctcacagaaatacctacgagttttgttctgtcttttgataaatcaaggtgaacaggaaccaattgataaaccgaacttatattcccgtagaacagcctagtattatcaatcgcctcacaataatcataatcgacgcggcgaaataagatattgtggaatcacaaacgatgagacgaagatatttgtgactacttttatatcttgcctatcggagatattaatctcaaaccaatcgttacgattgtactcaaaacgatagaatcagcaagatcagatcacacaactacaagaaagtagtatcggtatggattcacaatcccaatgaagtctttaagtcgttaacctggtttacaagaagaaacctaaggttaaaggagaatcgactctatctaatacaactagtatcacacagaaggtgtggggattaggtttcccagttgctagagtacttccttatatagtctttcaaatcagggtttgcaatcaatgttagcttggtaacaaagcattcaatattcaccgttagatgaaaacctaattagattcaagctaatatctttcaaccattggatcgaaaacttagcttgttacacacaaatgaaatgcacaattttaggtttgtataaccatacccaaacatgtacatttgttggatcaacaatagttaaccaaatggttagccatatgagcactttcatatcaaccatatgtCATGTAAAGGGCTTTTGGGAGGATGGTACCCCGTAGCCAGTCTAGTGTCTGCCGTTAGCTACTTGCTTTTATTAGTGATTAGTGATAGTTTAGTTAGCTTAATCATGTAATTAGTCGTTAATTCAGTTGTAATGAGGGGTGTGGGATGTAACCATCTGGGGCATTATTATCCGTAGGATCTATGGAGTGAGGTTGACCTTTATAAGCTCAATTCTGTAATAGTTAGGGTTAGGAATGAAAAAGAAAGTTAAGAAAAGAGCTGCTCTCTCAGGAATGAGGCAGTGACTGCTCTCTCAGGAATGAGACAGTTTTTGATTTATTGTTAGGGTTCCTATATCAACAATTTGTTTATCAGCGTAAGTCTCGATCCAATCTTGTTATTGTACACCTCAGtacataacaattggtatcagagtagacaCGATCCATGGAGGGTTCGGTGGATGAGGAACTATTTTATGCATATGAGGAATTAAGTAATCTTAGATTGAAGTACAGCATTGAAGAACTGGGCAATTCTCCGTATCGGGACCAAAATCTCCTGAAGTGGTTGGTTCTCATCAATGAAGCAGAAAAGAAGCTGGAGTCTGCTTATTACTCCAATTTCAAAGCTTCTGAGGTTATAGAAACAACGGAGATTGAGGAGGAAATGAACATCGAAGAATTGGTGGAAGAAGACTCAACTAACTCAGAGTTGGTCACTGATTTCAGCCGTAATTCGTCAATACCATTGGAAGAACAAGGAAAACCCATCCCTTTTTCAGTCAATTGATTGATATTATGGGTTCCCAAATTGAAATTGTTGCCAGCAAGAGGGTAAGGAGCTCCGACAACCAGAATCCTGATACATCGTATGAGAGGTATTACGAGCACTTGAAGGATTCGATTACTCACCTCAAACTGAATTGTAAGAACAATCTTTTTCCCCATCTTGATTTTACTCATTCcatatttgatcgtggaaaatGGTTTGATGGGGTACCATCCTCCCAAAAGCCCGTTACATGACAATAGATGCCAAATCCCACCTATAGCTGTAACACCAATAAGAATACTGACATTCATATATACTGAATTCGGTTCATGCTCGTTAAGATTCAAGTTACCAATATAATTATGTTAGTGACAATTTTGAGATGGAAATACGAATTGTGCTCTACAGGTGGATGTGGTGTTGGTTTTGATAAACTTCTTACAGCGTATATGCCAGCAAAACAATTGGCTTACCAACGTATTGATGCCTCACCTTCAATTGGAAATTTGATATTGTTCCACTGTCTTTCTATGCTTCTCCCGTTAACTTGAAGTGATTTTATACTTTCAAGAAGGGGGTTAGTTTTACACTATCCAATACGTGCACAGTTTATCCATGGAGTTCTTATTATTCTTGAGGAAGTTAAAATGGTAATTCTATACTTTTTCATGTTCGATCTTATGTCTTTTTATTATGCTCTACATGAATCTGTATGCTTCTATCGACCAATGTGGGGTTTGGAATCTCAAACTGATGAGAATTATAATTGTCTTGACTGCGCCCTTGTAAGGATGGTGGGAAATCAGCTTATTTACACTATGATTCAAGTATTAAAGTTGTTGATCCTTGTGAGATGGGAGTTCAAATTGTTTCCTACAATCTTATGGGATGTTGCAAATGTTTGTGGAATGAAAGGGGATTCTACAACAGTTGAACAAATATTCCTGCTTCTTTCACGGATTCTCAAAATGGTGAAAATATTTGTTCATCTTTTGAGCTGGGTATGTCCAAGTAATTCACAAGACTTCAAAAAATCTATTCAGGCTCATGTTCAACAAGGAGGTACTAAGGTAATTCGATATCCTCCTTGGACTGTTTTTCCTACTTTCATATATTTTATGGCGTGCTGCCGCCAATTGTTGTGGGTTTTTAGAGTGTCAGACCACTTAGAGAGGAGCCTAGAGGTTGGACGTGATGAAGGTATTATGTTGCAAATCAATCCTAAGGAGTCTAAGTATCTTCCCATGATTATCTTCTCAGTTTCCTTAACTGATGGAGCTCAGTTTTACCTCTCAAAACATCTTATTTCTGACTGCAACCTGAGATGGGGTTCTTGGAATGAACTAAAGAAGTGTCTTCACTCGACTGGGGTAGAGTACTTGAGGTACAATTTCAGATTAGTCTCAGCAGAGTTGTGGAGTGCGCGAGATGACGGTGGTGTTATATGGATCCTCATTCTGTTACCTGGATCACCTTGTACTAAGGGTTGTAGTCGATGGTTGTTTGACAGAGGAAGAATGCATCAGCTATCATCATGGAATTCTCATTGGACAAGTTTCAATGCTATTTTTGTTTACAAATACCAAGAAGTGAACCGTTATGGGGAGATTTGTATGATTTCTAAAAAGTGTTTAACAGTGTGGAGATCGAAGAAATGCTTTGTAAATGGTGAACAGGGAAGCACGAATCCTGCCATGGTTGGTCTTAACTCATGTGTTTCCCAGTTGGCAGTCTTCCTGTGGTGGCAGTGGACAACAAATGGTGATGCCCAGTTTGGTGGTGTACTGGTACAAATTCCTGTAGGGATCATTACTGAAGTCTTCGTGCAGTTACCGGATACTAACTCTGTTTTTGAAGAAGCCATTATGAGTACTTACCAAGCTGTAAGTAGTGAAGGTTATGGACCGGTTTGCTGGTGGGCCTACAAACTCAAGTTATTTCTAAAATGTCAAATAAGCTTTTTACTGGGAAAGTTTGTGCtgttgtgaagaagaaaaacactTCAATCTCAAGATCAAATTTTGGTAAGAGGAACTGCTATTATAGCATGGCCATCTGCACCTGACAGGTTACAAGACAACTTGGACTGCattcttcatccttgaggacaaggatgtttaaaAGGGGTAGGTATTGTCATGTAACGGGATTTTGGGAGGATGGTACCCCGTAGCCAGTCCAGTGTCTGCCGTTAGCTGCTTGCTTTTATTAGTGATTAGTGATAGTTTAGTTAACTTAATCATGTAATTAGTCGTTAATTCAGTTGTAATGAGGGGGTAGGATGTAAGCATCTGGGGCATTATTAGTCGTAGGATCTATGGAGTGAGGTTGAGCTTTATAAGCTCAATTCTATAATAGTTAGGGTTAGGAACGAAAAAGAAAGTTAAGAAAAGAGTTGCTCTCTCAGGAATGAGGCAGTGATTGTTCTCTCAGGAATGAGACAATTTTTGATTTATTGTTAGGGTTCCTATAtcaacaaatttttttatcaGCGTAAGTCTCGATCCAATCTTGTTATTGTACACCTCTGTACAtaacaccatattcttcttcaccataactagttcaaatgactcaaatgaactagttagagagttgttcaattgcaaggaaatcttatgtaactacacaagacacaaccgaagcaaaaacgatttgattcactcgaatcagttcatgaactttatagccacggtttgcattttgcattccttagttaatataaatataagttcacaaacaatcgtctttagatataaccaacttaagttcgcagacttagttcgcggacttaagttcccggaaggagttctcaaactccagcagattttctcgggtcgagaacttccgccagttcgcggactgagttcacagctcttgttccggttctcttgatcaacaaagttcgcaaacttcggatcaaggaaaaaagaacttatacatatatgtattgccACACAGTGCTTATATCCATAATTGGTTATATAATAtgaactctcgtttcaatcattgaaacattcttagaggacgttattatatagttgttattcacaaactatttttcgtcaaagtaagcaattttcaaagtgattgaaacataacatgactttcgtcactaggcaaagatgaacttggccaaagcaaaagcttaccaacacatattttgagaaatagataggcgagataaactcggctcgaaataacaaatgtgtataatgaaagtctatataacaaaacgacttttgtctcaaagataagagatagagtagatagacttttgagtgatagttcaagtctccacataccttttagtcgatgaagttccaccagttccttgattagttcttcgtcttttatgatgattgtcatggagttcttgagctcaactacactttatatcctagtccgagacttagctatagtagactagaaatcaagacttatagttttgatcactaacattgacaaacatgcttgagatagcaacgcatgcgagttcgaccgagcaatgctctaacaatctccccctttgtcaattttagtgacaaaactatcaatacatatggaatacaaaaataaatgaattaacttttgtagcccctattccatatgcctaatcttcaacattactcgaaatcttcgtcacttccaagtactccaatgatcccaaaggttgtaagttcagcatcatcgttgttgaaaatccgtagctataacaatgagaaaacaagagttctcaatcattgttatatagtgtcatagtattattagacaacatcaaagttcaattgtatcataacttcgacaacaatactatggtgatatgtatcactcccccttaatcaatactccatctcacatggaaaccactcccccttacatattgatccgaaaaccatatgtatttgtagtgtgaactacatattaattctccccctttttgtcaataaaattgacaaaggtacgaaaacgggatcctaatgaaatttccaaaagagacatttcatgaccaaaagaaaacatatatcaacttgtttagatgcaatcataaagctgaagctaaatgcattcatcaagtagtttataaagatacaagataacccctataatattccacagccgcactccccacaaagatttggcgattaagcacaagttcaattaagaactctcccccataaaatgtcattcccgaaggaacaacaagagcgacttaatttcaaaataaaagaaggatttctttggacataacaaatcacatacaagtacgaatttgaatccaaaatactcaattaaattaaccataagagaactcatgattaatttaatcggaaatgctcaacataagtgaacttatggggtctcaaaaatactcaattagattaatcacaagagaacccataattaatataatcgaaatacacaaccaaattaatcacaaaaagtaatcaatttaattggtcatgctcaacataagagaacttacgaagcaacaactaTATAATCAAACGAGGATGATttatttagttgatcatgctcgacataaagtacctcatggagcaacaactaagctaatcataagagaatggataactcagtcgattgttctcaacataagacaccttatataacaacacagtatatgcacaaaaattgtagaccggaggtcgaccaaatactgtggaataagcaaggattcattctattttccatcaccatttgcacaataacatgcaatagacataatccttgtaaacaaaatattttaacctatcttccatcaataattgacataataggcttaacttttgtattgtcaaaagttcattccttcttttatcaacacatgcatattgacatataaaggacttaacttttgacaaagtatgagacaatcacagttcacggacgcaaatacacatatcccataacaaattgcaatatataaaaccataaagattaatgctgcaaaaatcatcttccaaacaattttagaatttaaaccaataaatttaaaaacatgaagatgaacaaacgttggacataactatgtgtaatcacaataatgtctatcccaaactctagttattcttctaaaaaaacaagaaaatagaagattcactagaaaaacaaatcactcttcatcttcatcatcggagacactccaagatgcttgaatcgtGTTCAATCCTtacttgagctcgggaaacttagttgcaaccaatgacaattgttcttgtaCGCACTTCATTCTTGAATTTACCTTACACACACCTTTGTGaaatttttgaagaagactcaaggtggtagggtcacaatcatCAAGGGAattatctctttgtcttttgcacacaatctcccttatacgtttgaaagtacagggacgaaccagtttgggaaccccaagtgAGTTGCCAATTGCATCAATACCACGTTCACGGTAAATTTTACCAATAAAGCATAGGTAACCTAACttcttgatgggtgaagtcatcaaGATCATTTtagaaatgatgaaaccataaatatcgagactcggaacacccaattcaaggaaatagaccaattccgcaaactcgtgactccacttagaattctcaattgtggagggacaaagattagggATACCAAGTTTACTAAAAGACATCAAAGAAACACTAagaacattagtaggaaactttccttgattccaagccaCCTTCTTACCGCAAAGGCCAAGAGAGATGTCACCACGCGATGGTCGTTTATCACTTGATCTAGGTAGACGAACATTTCccaatggaattttggtaatcttcgaaatcaactctctattaacaagaaatatttctatatttatcatgtttttgaattccattttatcaagatcaacatcatgaatgttggcatagaagattcttacgaaagtatcaaatccttgaccaagaccatcaaataagtttccaagattgaatttttcaaagcataccaaatcctctttatgtccactagaagaatccaatttcttttctaaaataaaacccatagatgaaatccttttaaaaacattagcacaagaatcattgacaaacctaattctaatagAATTTTGGTCTAAAGGAAGATCCATGCTAGAGGAACCCAAACTTTTTGAAGTTCTTTTTGAACCattgaaattcatcatgagatctagaaattggagaGGAACAAGGGGAaattacttacttggaatgaactttgacCACCTCCTTGTCTTGTTTTCCTCCAAGGAAGAATTAATGGAGAAAAAAGATGAACCCTaaaaagttcacgtacgcggacagtTGAGAGGAAAAAGAAGGTCCGCGTACTTCTTCTTTATAGGTtcactaatgggcttggacccgtttatgaaccgtgacccacaaaaggaatgtggGATTTCTTTTGATGTGCAATCCGTAACAATACAAATTGTTGAGAGAAACCAGATGCCGTAGAAATCCTAAACTAAACTTAACCCAActatacacaaatcaaaccatttcttgccccatcttaagatatatacaaatggggtagtgccaggtATGTTACCAAGTGGCATGATGTGCAGAGATATTCTCATGcaccatttctggttgatatttgtgaacagttccagtgatataatcaaagtaatgatgataatcagggttgtcTGAGCTTTCTATCTTCCTCTTTAGATGACTAGAAAGAAGATTCTTCCGATTTTTAGTCCGTACATTATTGTTTGATAGTTTTACATATACAGGACTTTTATCGggttgattcttagacttaacaaaattaagtttttctaagaatttaaatacACTTTCGAAAGCtctgaatagatctttgtcaattgatccattatgatagtattcctcaaagagattaagagttaatctactGAGAGTCCATATCTTCGAGTGTGACGAATGTTTCCTCAAtcttcccttccttttattttttcctttagattgaatctcatcatctaaattttcctttttagatgaattgagattatcatgagaaacctgAGTTTTtatccataataatctttgagcaatctttaaggatttctggcgtgcgttacagatgccaagagcaagttttccaaagaaatttcccatgagaaAATTTTTAAGGactgaacaaacacaaacttatcaggtttaaggtgtttgcctgttatgataccaattgaaaaagcgggggtacaacagcctcacccaatatttcgattagcaatctgtatggacaaactccaatatactttcaagagaatcaactagactcaatcttaataaaatatatcaaagagttaatatctctctttctcgattcaattcttattcaagcaaatagtaatcgagtctaattaaatacaagagaaatcacttgaacggtaccaaagaccaatgttcaagtatcaatcaatttcaatcaataaccaaaggtcgtatttccaattgattgattctaacacacaacctgtgatatttcaattatatagcaaaatataatgcggaatagaaataacacagacaccataattttgttaacgaggaaaccgcaaatgcagaaaaaccccgggacctagtccagattgaacacacactatattaagctgctacatacactagcctactacaaactaacttcggtctggactgtagttgaaccacaatcaatctcacactgatccaagatacagttgcgctccttacgtctctgatcccagtaggatactacgcacttgattcccttagctgatctcacccacaactaagagttgctacgacccaaagtcgaaaactttaataaacaagtctgtatcacacagaaaagtctacggtaatagataaatttgtctcccacagaatacctacgagttttgttcagtcttttgataaatcaaggtgaacaggaaccaattgataaaccagacttatattccggaagaacaacctagtattatcaatcacctcacaataatcttaatcgacgcggcgaaagaagatattgtggaatcacaaacgatgagacgaagatgtttgtgactacttttatatctttcctatcggagatattaatctcaagccaatcgttacgattgtactcaaaacaatAGAAtcaccaagatcagatcacacaactacgagaaagtagtatcggtatggcttcacaatctcaatgaagtctttaagtcgttaacctggtttccaagaagaaacctaaggttaaaggagaattgactctagctaatacaactagtatcacacaaaaggtgtgaggattaggtttcccagttgctagagttttcccttatataatctttcaaatcaaggtttgcaatcaatgttagcttggtaacaaagcattcaatattcaccgttagatgaaaacctaattagattcaagctaatatctttcaaccgttggatcgaaaacttagcttgttacacacaaatgaaatgcacgattttaggtttgtgtaaccgtacccaaacatgtacattttttggttcaacaatagttaaccaaatggttagccatatgagcacattcatatcaaccatattcttcttgaccataactagtttaaatgactcaaatgaactagttagagagttgttcaattgtaaggaaatcttatgtaactacacaagacacaatcgaagaaaaaacgatttgattcactcgaatcagttcatgaactttatagccacggtttgcattccttagttaatataagttcacaaacaatcatctttagatataaccaacttaagttcgcagacttagttcgcggacttaagttcccggaaggagttctcaaactccagcatattttctcgggtcgagaactttcgccagttcgtggactgggttcgaggactgagttcacagctcttgttccggttctcttgatcaacaaagttcgcaaacttcgtttctaggaaaaaaggacttatacatatatgtgttaccacacaatgcttatatccatcactggttatataatctaaactctcatttcaatcattgaaacattcttagaggacgttattatatagttgttattcacaaattatttttcgtcaaagtaagcaattttcaaagtgattgaaacataacatgactttcgtcactaggtaaagatgaacttggccaaagcaaaagcttatcaacacatatttcgagaaaagataggcgagataaattcggctcgaaatagcaaatgtgtataatcaaattttatatagcaagacgacttttgtctcaaagataggagatagagtagatagacttttgagtgatagataagttcacgtctccacatactttttagtcgatgaagttccaccagttccttgagtagttcttcgtcttgtatgatgatttccatggagttcttgagctcaactacactttctatcttagtccgagacttaactatagtagactagaaatcaagacttatagttttgatcactaacattgacaaacatgcttgagataacaacgcatgcgggTTCGACCGATGATAGACactttttgtgtctaatttgatctcaatactatatattgttggcactcgatttttgtactaatattttgtttttatgtatttttggaaataaaattttttggaaaaatcggctcgaaaagttgtctaaagcaccgggaggaacgtgttattcggactctcatttttggataaggggaacctcaattac
This genomic stretch from Papaver somniferum cultivar HN1 chromosome 5, ASM357369v1, whole genome shotgun sequence harbors:
- the LOC113277357 gene encoding uncharacterized protein LOC113277357 isoform X1 — protein: MVILYFFMFDLMSFYYALHESVCFYRPMWGLESQTDENYNCLDCALVRMVGNQLIYTMIQVLKLLILVRWEFKLFPTILWDVANVCGMKGDSTTVEQIFLLLSRILKMVKIFVHLLSWVCPSNSQDFKKSIQAHVQQGGTKVIRYPPWTVFPTFIYFMACCRQLLWVFRVSDHLERSLEVGRDEGIMLQINPKESKYLPMIIFSVSLTDGAQFYLSKHLISDCNLRWGSWNELKKCLHSTGVEYLRYNFRLVSAELWSARDDGGVIWILILLPGSPCTKGCSRWLFDRGRMHQLSSWNSHWTSFNAIFVYKYQEVNRYGEICMISKKCLTVWRSKKCFVNGEQGSTNPAMVGLNSCVSQLAVFLWWQWTTNGDAQFGGVLVQIPVGIITEVFVQLPDTNSVFEEAIMSTYQAVSSEGYGPVCWWAYKLKLFLKCQISFLLGKFVLL
- the LOC113277357 gene encoding uncharacterized protein LOC113277357 isoform X2, encoding MEFLLFLRKLKWMVGNQLIYTMIQVLKLLILVRWEFKLFPTILWDVANVCGMKGDSTTVEQIFLLLSRILKMVKIFVHLLSWVCPSNSQDFKKSIQAHVQQGGTKVIRYPPWTVFPTFIYFMACCRQLLWVFRVSDHLERSLEVGRDEGIMLQINPKESKYLPMIIFSVSLTDGAQFYLSKHLISDCNLRWGSWNELKKCLHSTGVEYLRYNFRLVSAELWSARDDGGVIWILILLPGSPCTKGCSRWLFDRGRMHQLSSWNSHWTSFNAIFVYKYQEVNRYGEICMISKKCLTVWRSKKCFVNGEQGSTNPAMVGLNSCVSQLAVFLWWQWTTNGDAQFGGVLVQIPVGIITEVFVQLPDTNSVFEEAIMSTYQAVSSEGYGPVCWWAYKLKLFLKCQISFLLGKFVLL